CCAATGCCGCACTCCCGGATCAAAGCTGCGGCGTGCAGGGGGCCGGCGCCTCCGAATGGCACCAACGCGAAGCCGCGCGGATCGTGGCCGCGCTCAACTGAAATGAGCCGCAGCGCACCGGCCATTTTACTGGTTGCCACCTTGAGAATCGCTTCCGCCGCCGCGTAGGCGTCCAGACCAAGCGGCTTCGCGATGTGCTCCTCAATCGCACGCTTCGCTCCTTCTACGTCAAGCGAAGTTCCCTTGGCTCCGATCGGATCATCCGCATCAATGCGCCCCAAGATGACGTTCGCATCGGTCACCGTTGGCCGCGTGCCTCCGCGGCCGAACGCAACCGGCCCCGGATAACTCCCCGCTGACTCCGGGCCAACTTGCAAGAAGCCGGCGCCGTCCATCCAGGCAATGCTGCCTCCGCCGGCACCGATGGTTGTGATTTCAATCATCGGCACTCGCACAACCACACCAAACTCAACCTTTTGCTCACTCTGCATGCTGGGTCTGCCGTCTGTGATGAGAGATACATCGAACGACGTTCCACCCATGTCCGCAGAAATCACATTGGGGAACCCCGAGGAAAGTCCGACTTGGGCAGCTGCAATGACCCCTGCCGCCGGTCCAGACAGCACCGTATTTACCGACTTGTGCCGCGCGGTATCTGAAGACATCACACCGCCATTGCTTTGAATGATTGACACGTCATGTGTATAGCCATTGTCGGCAAGGCGTTTCTGCAAAAGGCTCAAGTAGTGGTCGATTTTCGGCTGAATGTACGCGTTCACCACGGTAGTGGACGTACGCTCCCACTCCCTGATTTCCGGCAGAATATCATAGGATGCACTGATGTATGCGTTGGGCCACACGCTCCGGAGCAATTCGACGGCTCGTTTTTCGTGACTGGCGTTCGCATACGAGTGTAAGAAGCAAACAGCGAGCGACTCCACCCCCGCCGCCTTAAGTGCCTCCGCCGCGGCCAGGACCTCCTGCTCATTCAGTTCTTCCCGCACGGAACCGTCAGCAAGCACCCGCTGTCCCACCTCGAATCGCCACTTACGCGGTACAAGTGGTTTATAGTCGCCCCACAGTCCCCAGGTTTGCGCCCGTTCGCGGCGCCGCATTTCCAATACATCACGGAATCCTTTGGTCGTAATGAGACCGACATTGGAACCTTTGCGCTCCAATACAGCGTTGGTGCCGACGGTCGTGCCGTGGATGATTCGCTGAATCCTTGAGACGTCAACGCCGGACGCCTCAATCCCGCACAAAAAGCCAATCGACTGGTCTTCCAACGTGCTCGGGGTCTTCACTACGCGTACTTTCCCAGTGTCGGAGTCGAAAATTAAAATATCGGTAAACGTCCCGCCAACGTCCACACCCACTAAAATCGCCATCGAATGTATCCTCCCTTGCTCCCGTTGAATGTCGACTCGAACGCCAGTACCCGGTCAGATCGCGCTGCGCGTTGTGACATATCCATTGTCCACGTCGTCTTGAAGCGCTTGAGCAGCGCGTTCCGACGCAGGTCCGTACCCTCCGCCGCCTGGCGTTTCCAGTCGAACTCGATGACCCCGGCTGAGTTTCACATCCACCACTTTCGAAACCATCGGCGGAACCTCTTCTTCCACTCCTCGCCGGAAAGATATACGGTTGAGCGCAGCAGATTCTCCTCCGAGCACGCCAAAGGGCGCGAACTTTCCCCTGTCTCCTAGGAAGAAGCAGTTGGCCTCTTCTCCGAGCACTTCAATCTCATAATTGGCGCCAAGCCCACCACGGTGTCTACCTGCGCCAAATGAATCCGGACGCAGGGACCATTCGGTAAACATGAGTGGATACGCAGCCTCTACCAGCTCAAGCGGAGTGATAGACGCGGTCGAAATCGGGTTGCTGCCATGATTCAGACCGTCCGACACGTTGCTGCCCCCTAGACCGCCGCCGTAATACATGAACATGATGTAGTTCTCTCCGGGTTTCTTCTCGCCGCTGATGGCCAAGCAATTGACTGTTCCATACGGTGCGGCATACGAGCGCTCCGGTGCCGCCTGCGACATAGCGCCGAAAATGACGCCAATGACCCGCAGAATCACTTCGAGATAGCCGCCAACCGGCCGCGGTGGCTGTACGTTGAGCAGCGTCGTATCTGGAATGTGGATATCCACCGGCTCGAAACACCCTGCATTTGCGGGTGCCTCCGGAAACAATTGTTTAAGCGCCACATAGCAGCAAGCGACTGCTGTAGAATAGGCGATGTTCAGCGGTCCGCGGCAAGGCGGGGAGGTCCGAGAGAAGTCCAGTTTCAGACGGTCACCCGCGATGGTGAGGTCAACCGCAATTTTTAGCGGCACATCGTCAATGCCGTCGTTGTCCAGCCAGTCTTCGAAAGAATAAGTCCCATCAGGAATTTTCGCGATTTCTGACTTCATAAGCCGCGCAGAACGGCTTCGCAGTTCGCGCATCACGCCGAGGATGGTGTCCTTTCCGTATTGGTCGAACAGTTCACGAAGGCGCCGCTCCCCAACCTCCAGCGCATTCAACTGCGCGTATAAGTCACCGTAGGCGTAACGCGGCAGACGACTATTC
Above is a genomic segment from Alicyclobacillus cycloheptanicus containing:
- a CDS encoding hydantoinase/oxoprolinase family protein gives rise to the protein MAILVGVDVGGTFTDILIFDSDTGKVRVVKTPSTLEDQSIGFLCGIEASGVDVSRIQRIIHGTTVGTNAVLERKGSNVGLITTKGFRDVLEMRRRERAQTWGLWGDYKPLVPRKWRFEVGQRVLADGSVREELNEQEVLAAAEALKAAGVESLAVCFLHSYANASHEKRAVELLRSVWPNAYISASYDILPEIREWERTSTTVVNAYIQPKIDHYLSLLQKRLADNGYTHDVSIIQSNGGVMSSDTARHKSVNTVLSGPAAGVIAAAQVGLSSGFPNVISADMGGTSFDVSLITDGRPSMQSEQKVEFGVVVRVPMIEITTIGAGGGSIAWMDGAGFLQVGPESAGSYPGPVAFGRGGTRPTVTDANVILGRIDADDPIGAKGTSLDVEGAKRAIEEHIAKPLGLDAYAAAEAILKVATSKMAGALRLISVERGHDPRGFALVPFGGAGPLHAAALIRECGIGTAVVPYYPGITSALGCITANVQYDYLRTVNRLLDDFDVDEAAEILRGFEAEGRRLLEESGVAVTDVEVVYQADMAYEGQTHTVLVELPQEEMTLACVQNAFEQVYAHEFSRVLENIPIRVQTLRATVIGIRPKFDLRGLIEDAEDTAPGQGDSPAPIKTRPVYFDGRFVETPVYLREHLRPGAAFDGPAIVEQLDTTTVVEPNMSCVVDSYGHLLLSVSEGTSRRLEEAGEYVLPLSSS
- a CDS encoding hydantoinase B/oxoprolinase family protein; its protein translation is MDPITLAVVKGRLEEIADEMDLTLYRSAFCPVIAEGHDACHGFYEKDSGGTIIQGKNGLPIFVGSMQFAVKAVIDRVLAKGDLQEGDVYIFNDPYLGGTHLQDVKLVKPFFYEGEHLFYMAGTGHWMDVGGAVPGGFNAKATEFFQEGFMVRPVKLKSKGVLNEDIVDIFLTNSRLPRYAYGDLYAQLNALEVGERRLRELFDQYGKDTILGVMRELRSRSARLMKSEIAKIPDGTYSFEDWLDNDGIDDVPLKIAVDLTIAGDRLKLDFSRTSPPCRGPLNIAYSTAVACCYVALKQLFPEAPANAGCFEPVDIHIPDTTLLNVQPPRPVGGYLEVILRVIGVIFGAMSQAAPERSYAAPYGTVNCLAISGEKKPGENYIMFMYYGGGLGGSNVSDGLNHGSNPISTASITPLELVEAAYPLMFTEWSLRPDSFGAGRHRGGLGANYEIEVLGEEANCFFLGDRGKFAPFGVLGGESAALNRISFRRGVEEEVPPMVSKVVDVKLSRGHRVRLETPGGGGYGPASERAAQALQDDVDNGYVTTRSAI